A segment of the Leptolyngbya sp. NIES-3755 genome:
CAACCGCTCCCAAACTGAGTGGCTGCCGCATTACTGAATTCTTCTTTGAACTTGTCAAAGCTTCCAAAAGCCGCATCAATCTTCGCTGCTAATTCTCCGGTCGGTGCACCACCGCCACCCGCTTTGAGCGAGTTCCAAAAGAAAGTATGATTCCAAACCTGTGCCGCATTGTTGAAAACGCCAGTCTTCGACGAATCGCCATACGACTGTTTGATCACGTCTTCGAGTGCCAGATTTTCCATCTCAGTGCCTTCCACCAGCTTGTTCAAGTTGGCGACATAAGCAGCGTGATGTTTGCCGTAGTGATAATCGAACGTTTCCGCCTTCATGCCATACGATTCAAGGGCATCTTTCGCAAAAGGTAAAGGCGCTTGTGTAAATGCCATGTGTTCAATCCTCTCTATAGTGTGTCTGCTGAGTGATTGGCAGAAACATAACTTAACCGTGAAAATTCTA
Coding sequences within it:
- a CDS encoding superoxide dismutase (similar to AA sequence:cyanobase_aa:LBDG_17700) — protein: MAFTQAPLPFAKDALESYGMKAETFDYHYGKHHAAYVANLNKLVEGTEMENLALEDVIKQSYGDSSKTGVFNNAAQVWNHTFFWNSLKAGGGGAPTGELAAKIDAAFGSFDKFKEEFSNAAATQFGSGWAWLVDDGGTLKVTKTPNAENPLVHGQKPLLTLDVWEHAYYLDFQNARPAFIKNYLENLVNWDFVAQNLAA